Sequence from the Aquimarina sp. Aq107 genome:
CTTATTGCCAATTCTCCTCCTAAACCTAATTGAAAACCATCTGTAAACCTTGTAGAAGCATTATGATATACCGCAGCACAATCTACGTTCATCATAAAAGTCTCGGCTTCTGTCTGATTTCTCGTAATAATTGCTGCAGAATGCCCTCCGCTATATTCATTTATTTTAGAAATTGCATCTTGTGCATTCTCCGTTTCTCCAATAACTATCTTATAATCTAAAAATTCTTCTTGCCAAATACTGTTATCAGATATAGGTAAAACTTCTTCGTATTTGGATAAAGAAGTATCCCCTAATATTTCTACATTAAAATTTTTAAGGGTTGTAATAAGGTTTTTTACAAAATCTTCTTTATTAGGAAGGTTCTTATCAATTAGAACTTTATCCACAGCATTGCATGCTGAGATTTTATCAGTTTTTCCATTAATGATATTATCCAAAGCCAATGCTTTATCAGCCTCATTATGGACATAGACAAAGTTATTACCTCTTCCACTAACTATTACAGGACAAGTAGCGTGTTCCTTTACAAATGCAATCAATCTTTCTCCACCTCTTGGAACAATTAAATCCACATTTTGAGTTGGTTTTTCTAAAAAAGATTGTGTCTCTAGTCTATTATAATTTAAATATGTAATCCAATCAAAAGAGATAGTCTCTTCTTTTAGTGCTTGATGCCAAAGTTTTACTATTGCTAGATTAGAGTGTAATGATTCTTTTCCTCCCTTTAGTAAAATTTTATTTCCTGATTTAAATGCAATTCCAGCCGCTTCAACGGTTACATCTGGTCTTGATTCATAAATAATCAATACTGTCCCGAAAGATGCTGTTTTATTATACACTTGCATACCATTATCATGGGTAAATCGAAACCGCTCTACTCCAATTGGATCTTCTTGATTTGCCAATTGCTTGAGAGCAGCAATCATCACTTCAATTTTATGGTCATCCACTTTTAAACGGTCACGCATTGCAAGATCACTCCCTTGATAAGATTTAAGATCTTTAAGATTTTCATCTAGTATTTCACCTCGGTTTTGATCCACTAAAATTGCCATCTTTTGCAATACTGAATTTCTTTGTGATATATCTAACACTATGCTCATAATCATATCTTTTGTAACACCAAAATATCTTGTAACGCCCTAATGAATTGGTCTATTTCAGATTTTCCAACTGTTAGTGGCGGGAGTATTCTTAACAACTTTTTATTCATCGCTCCACCAGTAAAAATATGCTCATCATAGATCAGTTTTTTTCTAAGATCTCCTACTTCAAAATCAAATTCTAAACCTAGCATTAACCCTCTACCTTTTACTTTTCTAACTCCAGGAATACGAAGTGCTTGAGAAACAAAATAATCACCTGTTAGTCTAGCATTATCTATTAAGTTTTCTGTTTCTAATATTTCTAAAACCGAAGATGCTGCAGCGCAAGCAAGATGATTTCCGCCAAAAGTTGTACCCAACATTCCATAACTAGGTTTTATATGAGGTGCTATCATAATTCCACCTATAGGAAAACCATTTCCCATACCTTTAGCAATTGAAATAATATCTGGAGTAATCCCATGATGCTGATGACCAAAGAATTTACCCGTTCTTCCGAATCCAGCTTGTACTTCATCTAGAATAAGCACTACATTGCTTTCCTTACACATCTCTTCTAATCCTTTAAAGAATTCAGTGGTTCCTTCATCTAAACCTCCAACGCCTTGTATCGGTTCTATAATTACGGCACACACATCTCCTTTTTTTAATTCAGTTTTTACAACTTCTAAATTATTTAATGGTAAAAAAGTTACTTTTTGTTGTTGATTTAAAGGAGCATTGATTTTTTCATTATCTGTTGCAGCAACTGCTGCAGAAGTCCTTCCGTGGAAACCATTATAAAAAGAAATTACTCTCGATTTTCCTGTATAAAAAGAAGCCAATTTTAATGCATTTTCATTTGCTTCTGCCCCAGAATTACATAGAAACAACTGATACTCTTTGTATCCAGATAATTGACCTAATTTATTTGCTAATTCTGATTGTAAACTATTATGAACAGCATTAGAATAAAATCCAATTTTTTCTATTTGCTCTTTTAATCTTTTTACATAATGTGGATGTCCGTGACCTACTGAAATTACAGCATGACCTCCATATAAATCTAAATATTCTACACCATCCTTATCGATAACAATACTGTCATGTGCGCTAACAGGTTCGACATCATAAAGTGGATATACATCAAATAGTTTCATAACACTTTATTTTATTGTATTAATTTTCTCATAAGAAGCCATTACTCCTTTTATCACTGAGGAACTCAATCCCTGATGCTCCATTTCATTTAATCCTTCGATTGTACATCCTTGTGGTGTAGTCACTTTATCAATTTCTCGTTCTGGATGAGTTCCATTTTCTGCCACTAGCGTTGCCGCCCCTATAGCCGTTTGCACTGCTATAATCTGAGCTTCGTGTGGATGAAATCCCATTTGGATTCCTCCTTGTATCATTGCTCTAAGAAACCTTAAAAAGAATGCGATCCCGCTAGCTCCAAGAACAGTAGCCGCTTGCATTAATCTTTCTTCGATTACCAAGGTCTCTCCAATAGTGTTAAACATCTTTTCTACAACCAATAATTCTTCTTTAACACTATCATTGGCCGCAATACAAGTCATCGATAATTTTTTTGATGCTCCAGTATTAGGCATGACCCGAACTACTTTATTATCAGGAACTATTTCATTAATTTCTTCAATAGAAGTACCTGTAACCGTTGAAATTAATATTTGATCATTACTTAATGCATCTTTAATCTCCTGTAAAACAGCATCCAACTGCCGAGGTTGTACACATAAGATTACCCATTTAACATCTTTTATAGAAGTAATAATATCCTGTGATGTTGATACATTTAGTTTTTCTTCTACTTCTTTTAAATTATATTTTGATTTATCTACTACAGTAATATTTTTCGCTTCAAATAAATCACTATTTGCCAATCCAGATATTATAGATTTACCTAGATTACCTCCTCCTATGATCGTTATTTTATTCATCTTAAAACGCACTTGCTTTTAATTCTAAACCTATTTTTTCTTCTAATCCAAACATTAGATTCATATTATGAATTGCTTGTCCAGAAGCTCCTTTAATCAAATTATCAATCACAGAAGTAATTAATAACATCCCATCTTTTTTAGTAATATGAATAATACATTTATTTGTATTTACCACTTGCTTCAAATAAATTTCTTGATCTGATATAACTGTAAATTTTGCATCCTTATAGAAAGAAGTGTAAAGTTCTTTAGCCTCTTCTTCGGATCCGTCATATCTAGTATACATTGTAGCATAAATCCCTTTACTGAAATTACCTCTGTTGGGAATAAAGAAAATTGGAGATTCAAAACTAGTTTGCAATTGTTTTATACTCTGATGAATCTCATCCAAATGTTGATGTGTAAAAACCTTATAACTAGAGAAATTATTATCTCTCCAACTAAAATGTGTAGTACCACCAGGCATTACTCCTGCTCCCGTACTACCTGTAGTAGCATTTACGTGAACGGTATCTATTAATTTGCCCGAAAATGCAAGTGGTAATAAACCTAATTGAATGGCTGTTGCGAAACATCCTGGGTTTGCTATGTACTGCGCAGACATGATTTTGTCCTTTTGTAATTCTGGCAAACCATATATGAAATCTTTATTCTGAAATTTATGATCACTCTCTAACCTAAAATCATTTCCTAAATCAATGATTTTAGTGGTCTCAGAAAATGTATTTGTTTCCAAAAAAGCTTTAGATCTTCCATGCCCAAGGCACAAAAACAAAACGTCTACATTTGGATTGATTGTATCTGTAAATGAAAGAGTGATATCTCCTAATAAATCAACATGTTGTTTACTAACTGGTACACCCGCATTAGTCGTACTAAATACAAAATCTAAATCAACTTCTGGATGGTGAACCAATAATCTTAATAATTCACCAGCCGTATATCCAGACCCTCCTATAATCCCTACTTTTATCATGATTCACTTGGATTTACATTGTGATATATCTTATTGGCATTCCCATAGATTTTTATAAAACCTTTAGCATCGTCTGAAGTCCAAGAATTATTCATCTCACCATACTGACCAAAATCCGATTTCATCATATCAAACTCTGACTCGATTCCTTCTAAAGTAAAATGATATGGTTTTAATTTCACGATTACGTCACCTGTAACTGATTTCTGAGAATCATCGAGAAATACTTCAATATTTCGCATTACAGGATCTAAATAATTACCTTCATGCAATAACATACCATACCAATTAGCTAATTGTTCTTTCCAATATTGTTGCCACTTGGTCAATACATGTTTTTCAAGTAAATGATGAGCTTTGATTATTACCAAAGGTGCTGCTGCTTCAAAACCAACTCTTCCCTTTATACCTATAATAGTATCTCCTACATGAATATCTCTACCTATAGCAAAGGCGCTTGCTAGTTCTTCTAACTTCTGAATGTTTTTAACTGGTTCATCTTTGATTCCATCTAAACCAATTAATTCTCCTTTTTCAAAATTTAACGTGATCGTTTCTTCTGTTTCTTTTTTCAGTTGACTTGGATATGCATCCTCTGGCAAAGCATTTTTAGATGTAAGTGTCTCTTTACCTCCTACACTGGTTCCCCAAATACCCTTATTTATAGAATATTGTGCCTTTTCCCAACTATAGTGTACCTGATGTTTTTTAAGAAATTCTACTTCTTCTTGTCTAGAAAGTTTTAAATCTCTTATAGGAGTAATAATTTCAATTTCTGGAGCCAATGTCTGAAAAATCACGTCAAATCTAATCTGATCATTTCCTGCACCCGTACTTCCGTGTGCAATATATTTTGCTCCAACTTTTTTTGCGTAATTAATTACTTCAATTGCCTGAAAAATTCTTTCAGCGC
This genomic interval carries:
- a CDS encoding aspartate aminotransferase family protein, with protein sequence MKLFDVYPLYDVEPVSAHDSIVIDKDGVEYLDLYGGHAVISVGHGHPHYVKRLKEQIEKIGFYSNAVHNSLQSELANKLGQLSGYKEYQLFLCNSGAEANENALKLASFYTGKSRVISFYNGFHGRTSAAVAATDNEKINAPLNQQQKVTFLPLNNLEVVKTELKKGDVCAVIIEPIQGVGGLDEGTTEFFKGLEEMCKESNVVLILDEVQAGFGRTGKFFGHQHHGITPDIISIAKGMGNGFPIGGIMIAPHIKPSYGMLGTTFGGNHLACAAASSVLEILETENLIDNARLTGDYFVSQALRIPGVRKVKGRGLMLGLEFDFEVGDLRKKLIYDEHIFTGGAMNKKLLRILPPLTVGKSEIDQFIRALQDILVLQKI
- a CDS encoding glutamate-5-semialdehyde dehydrogenase, yielding MSIVLDISQRNSVLQKMAILVDQNRGEILDENLKDLKSYQGSDLAMRDRLKVDDHKIEVMIAALKQLANQEDPIGVERFRFTHDNGMQVYNKTASFGTVLIIYESRPDVTVEAAGIAFKSGNKILLKGGKESLHSNLAIVKLWHQALKEETISFDWITYLNYNRLETQSFLEKPTQNVDLIVPRGGERLIAFVKEHATCPVIVSGRGNNFVYVHNEADKALALDNIINGKTDKISACNAVDKVLIDKNLPNKEDFVKNLITTLKNFNVEILGDTSLSKYEEVLPISDNSIWQEEFLDYKIVIGETENAQDAISKINEYSGGHSAAIITRNQTEAETFMMNVDCAAVYHNASTRFTDGFQLGLGGELAISTDKLHQRGPIGLQHLVTNKWYIHGNGQIR
- a CDS encoding argininosuccinate synthase: MEKVVVAYSGGLDTSYCVKYLIHEKKLEVHTILVNTGGFSDEELIQTEKRAYELGSSSHVNKTILNEFYQKAIKYLIFGNVLKNNTYPLSVSAERIFQAIEVINYAKKVGAKYIAHGSTGAGNDQIRFDVIFQTLAPEIEIITPIRDLKLSRQEEVEFLKKHQVHYSWEKAQYSINKGIWGTSVGGKETLTSKNALPEDAYPSQLKKETEETITLNFEKGELIGLDGIKDEPVKNIQKLEELASAFAIGRDIHVGDTIIGIKGRVGFEAAAPLVIIKAHHLLEKHVLTKWQQYWKEQLANWYGMLLHEGNYLDPVMRNIEVFLDDSQKSVTGDVIVKLKPYHFTLEGIESEFDMMKSDFGQYGEMNNSWTSDDAKGFIKIYGNANKIYHNVNPSES
- the argC gene encoding N-acetyl-gamma-glutamyl-phosphate reductase; the protein is MIKVGIIGGSGYTAGELLRLLVHHPEVDLDFVFSTTNAGVPVSKQHVDLLGDITLSFTDTINPNVDVLFLCLGHGRSKAFLETNTFSETTKIIDLGNDFRLESDHKFQNKDFIYGLPELQKDKIMSAQYIANPGCFATAIQLGLLPLAFSGKLIDTVHVNATTGSTGAGVMPGGTTHFSWRDNNFSSYKVFTHQHLDEIHQSIKQLQTSFESPIFFIPNRGNFSKGIYATMYTRYDGSEEEAKELYTSFYKDAKFTVISDQEIYLKQVVNTNKCIIHITKKDGMLLITSVIDNLIKGASGQAIHNMNLMFGLEEKIGLELKASAF
- the proC gene encoding pyrroline-5-carboxylate reductase; this encodes MNKITIIGGGNLGKSIISGLANSDLFEAKNITVVDKSKYNLKEVEEKLNVSTSQDIITSIKDVKWVILCVQPRQLDAVLQEIKDALSNDQILISTVTGTSIEEINEIVPDNKVVRVMPNTGASKKLSMTCIAANDSVKEELLVVEKMFNTIGETLVIEERLMQAATVLGASGIAFFLRFLRAMIQGGIQMGFHPHEAQIIAVQTAIGAATLVAENGTHPEREIDKVTTPQGCTIEGLNEMEHQGLSSSVIKGVMASYEKINTIK